The proteins below are encoded in one region of Triticum aestivum cultivar Chinese Spring chromosome 1B, IWGSC CS RefSeq v2.1, whole genome shotgun sequence:
- the LOC123097719 gene encoding uncharacterized protein — MESSPTPASAMPAPSPASSSRSRDNRLLVGFDLPASWGYRRPMAFCKDPESSPPAAAAAAGDEALRNSSRSPPKAAPVAAPGEAKHAPPADEGAAAEESARKQYYQLRDRRGGRDGAEDAQEHRKLWNMDGGGSSSGGRISAGFSVELTKQEIEADFLAMTGKKPPRRYKRRPKAVQRQINSISPGEFLSEVNRDRYKVNEKGGF, encoded by the exons ATGGAGTCCTCGCCGACGCCCGCGTCAGCAATGCCGGCGCCGTCCCCCGCTTCGTCGTCGCGATCGAGGGACAATCGCCTCCTCGTCGGCTTCGACCTCCCGGCCTCCTGGGGGTACCGCCGGCCCATGGCCTTCTGCAAGGACCCCGAGTCCAGCccccctgcggcggcggcggcggcgggcgacgaggCGCTGCGCAACAGCTCCCGATCCCCGCCGAAAGCCGCCCCCGTGGCGGCGCCGGGGGAGGCTAAGCACGCCCCTCCGGCCGACGAGGGCGCCGCGGCGGAGGAATCTGCCCGGAAGCAGTACTACCAGCTGAGGGACCGGAGGGGCGGCCGGGACGGCGCGGAGGACGCGCAGGAGCACAGGAAGCTCTGGAACATggacggcggcggctcctcctccggcggcaGGATTAGCGCCGGGTTCTCGGTGGAGCTCACCAAGCAGGAGATCGAGGCGGACTTCCTCGCGATGACCGGCAAGAAGCCGCCGCGCCGGTACAAGAGGCGGCCCAAGGCCGTCCAGCGCCAAATCAAC TCCATCTCCCCCGGCGAGTTTCTCTCGGAGGTGAACCGCGATCGCTACAAGGTGAACGAG AAAGGGGGATTCTGA
- the LOC123097709 gene encoding uncharacterized protein C6orf132 homolog encodes MAATADPRAKPPAAPSTHHLEPWARPQQQQPPRPHRVESASGAASGARDRRRSSSHSHRGADAAGDDDGIEGLRVKLMGHLRDAADRLRVPHKSPPLPPPPPPPKPKEPEPERMAPPPPPTEEQQPPQADVADKPWKLRERTRRRPAALSSSWPAAPTPPSRRRKRAPFSVALEPEEIEEDIYALTGGRPRRRPRKRPRAVQRQLDSLFPGLWLAEVTADDYKVPDDE; translated from the exons ATGGCGGCGACGGCAGATCCGCGGGCGAAGCCGCCGGCCGCGCCCTCGACGCACCACCTCGAGCCGTGGGCGcgcccgcagcagcagcagccgcctcGACCCCACCGCGTTGAGTCGGCCTCGGGGGCAGCGTCGGGCGCCCGCGATCGCCGCCGCTCGTCGTCTCACTCCCACCGCGGGGCCGACGCCGCCGGTGACGACGACGGGATCGAGGGGCTCCGCGTGAAGCTCATGGGCCACCTGCGCGACGCGGCCGACCGGCTTCGCGTGCCCCATAAAAGTCCTCCCCTgcccccgccgcccccaccgcccAAGCCGAAGGAGCCCGAGCCAGAGCGCATGGCGCCGCCTCCACCTCCCACGGAAGAGCAGCAGCCTCCGCAGGCGGACGTGGCGGACAAGCCGTGGAAGCTGCGGGAGcggacgcggcggcggccggccgcgCTGTCGTCGTCATGGCCGGCGGCGCCGACCCCGCCGTCGAGGCGGCGCAAGCGCGCCCCTTTCTCGGTGGCCCTGGAGCCGGAGGAGATCGAGGAGGACATCTACGCGCTGACGGGCggccggccgcggcggcggccgaggaAGCGGCCGCGCGCCGTACAGCGGCAGCTCGAT TCGCTCTTCCCCGGGCTCTGGCTGGCCGAGGTCACCGCCGACGACTACAAGGTGCCCGACGACGAGTAG